The Silene latifolia isolate original U9 population chromosome X, ASM4854445v1, whole genome shotgun sequence genome contains the following window.
TAATTTTACGTTTCTACGGCAAATATATAGGTTATAATGGCATTACTACATTAGATATTGTCAGTATGGCTAGTAAGTAGTTGTACACATATACACGTATGATTACGTACAACTTTGTTGAGATACTATCTATTTAGGATTAAAATACCCTTTGAGGAGGATCCATTATAAATATTTGTTTGGAATTGGATCATTAAAAGCTActtgctcaaaaactataaccACTAATGTTAGATCTAATATTTGGTTTACATAGAGGAGAAGGACTTTTTCACATAAACATTCTATGGAATTTAACATCCATTTAGCGGGTGTCCTAGTTGTCCAATTCTAAGCACGAAAAACATTTAGTAAAGCACAGTGATCTTCAGTAGGTTCTTAGGCATACAAATTTCCAAAAGCTAGCTCATCTTCCATTGGATTATAGATTATAGCAGCTGGCACATCTGGCAACTGAACATCTGAGCTGGGATTTTATCACAAAATAGCGCTGTTCCAATCAAAGCTGAGGCAATGCATTTTTCACATGACAGCGCCACGCATAGTAAGGCGTAGATAATATACAGGAAGTGTGTAGTTCCAGGTGCACAGCGTTAGTGTTGCTTGTTTATTCAAACCCTATTGTAAAATACAAGTAAAAACCGTTAATATTTGCTGTGATTGAACTATGGACAATAATCCGTCAAGAGATTTAATGCCCAGTAGGAAGTCAGCAGCAGTGGTTTACCTTTAAGTGGTAGAAGGAGATACAATTCCGGCAAGGGTTAGAGCTTCGTATGATACGACGTTCCTGACGAAGGTATCAGGAACTGTTTCTGGGCCTGGTGTTGCGACAACTGTAACTTGTTTTGCTTTTCGCGCTCTGGATAGTGCGACATATAGCTGCCCATGAGAGAAACATGGGCGAGGTAGGTACACAACTACCTGACTTAAAGTTTGGCCTTGACACTTGTTGACTGTCATTGCAAAGCCGAGCTTTATTGGAAACTGGTTCCTCTGGAATTGAAAAGGATAGCTAGTTCAAGGAGCTGGGCGGAGTTTGATTCGTGGTATCAGCACGATGTCTCCCCTGTTTTGCCCAGTCATGATGACACATTCAATTGTGTTTGGTAAAAACCTCTTGCATATCAGTCGTGTGCCATTGCATAAGCCAAATGATGGTTGGAGGTTCCGGATCAGAATAACAGGGCAATTTTCTTTAAGTATAAGTTTGTGAGGACTCATTCCCCCGGGATTTAATTTGTTGATGAACTCAGCAGGATAGTCTGCACAGGTGTCATCTAACATTGAATCGTGACTTGTGTACGTTACAGATTGCCCAGGGAACTGGTCAATTAGAGCGTCATTAATGGCATCAACATCGTCGTTTAAGGGCGTTAAAATAACTCGATCTGTAAATAGGTTGGAGTCAAATGTACCAAGTTCTAATTCTGGAAATGCAAGTGCCGCTAAATCAGCAATTGGATTTGGATTTGACCGGTCCAGAACTCTGACAAGACCATCTGGTAGTTCAATGCTCTCGAATTCTTTTGTCTGCAGCTCGCCATTGCCAAGTACAAGTAAAAACTTTGCAAATTCAGGATCATCTTTAGCACGGAGGTTTTCAGTCAGGCTAAACTTAATAAGCTTTGGCCAGAGGTGTGAGCTGAACAAACTCGCTTCTACTACTTCTCGCTGTGACTTTCGGGGTAGAATGGGAAGTGTTTGCCGGAAGTCACCTCCGAATACAACTACCTTTCCCCCAAAAAGCTGGTTTGGGTCACATAAGTCTCGAAGAAGATGGTCTAGAGACTCAATATTCTGGCGCTTTGACATTGAAGCCTCGTCCCAGATTATCAAGCTTGATGCACGTATCAATGCAGCTAGGCTGCTTTGTTTAGGGACGTCACATGCCAGAGATATGACACATTCCAAGGGTATTTTGAACTGCGAATGTGTTGTTTGCCCGCCGGGTATGTTAGCTGCAGCTATTCCTGAGGATGCGGTAGGCAAGATGATTTCTCCCATCATACGCACCTCAGCGTACAACGCTTTGTATAAGAAAGTTTTACCAGTGCCCCCTGGTCCGTCTATAAAGAATGCACCTGGTTTCGAGGTCTGTATGTGTTCCATAATTGTGGTAAATGCTTCCTTCTGAGTTGGATTTAATAGCGACTTACACAATCTGCAGTCTTCAGGTATTGCTGCATCTAGGGCATCAACTATATCTCTAGTGCGTCGTACGTCATCATCAGTGAAGGTATCTAGGTGGTCGAGCTCAAACTCTGCCATTGTCTTTCCCATAGCTTCCAAATACCTCTCGACTGCACGAGCTGTTAGCTGACTAACTTTCAGTGGGTCGTCAGGAAATTGAAATCGGAAATCATCTGACAACGATTCATAGTGTGTACTCCATAACAAAGATGGGTCCTTTGGTTGGGCGAAAAttagcaatgttgagaaaaggcgACGAAGTGCAATAGGCATCTGCATTGCGCATGCCTCTCCCATACATAATTCGGCGGCATCCTCTTCTTCAAGCAATCTGTGTCGCAAGGCTGCCTCTTGGAACGTTGCACATACGTAACCGTCCACCGTTTTCAGATACTCAAATGAGGTGGGACCTCGGATGTGTAGTAACAAAAGCCTTAGGAAAAACCTTTCACCTTCGGCTGGTGCTACAAAAACCAGTATGCCAATTGCAATAACTTTGTTTCTCCTTTTTTCCCAAGTTCTGGACCCAGTATCCCAACGGTAGTGTTCTGCGAATTCCCCGTACAACAGTTTGGGACATCCTTCAGTTGCACTTGTCCTGAAAAACTCAGTTAGGGGTGTGCAGCTTTTTTTTTCATCAGCAATGACACCAGCCAAGTTATCTGTTGGCCTTAGGCGTATTGTCTGCATGTTGTCAGGCGTACACCACATGTTTAGCTTTCTGGTTAGAGTAACCACCTGGTATTTTAAGGTCGCCAAATTAACACACCTCAGAATAGTTATTTTCAAAGTAATTAAGTACACAAAAAAGCATTACTTAATTAAACCTTATCTTTCGCCGCCTCTGCCGTTAGCCATTCACCAAATGTCCAGGTTTCAGGGTAATGTAAGCACCTAGTATTGTAAGGCCACCAAAATGCACACATCTCAGAATAAATCATTTAAGACTAACTAATAAAATAATACAGCATCATCTAAATAAACGATCAGGCGCTTAAAGTTAAATTGCTTATAACCGTACACGCTAAAAAACGCTTTCGGGTGGCCAACACATAAATAATGCATATTTCtgttaaaagttttaaaaaattgTAAATGCAAGGAATTAAACCGAACTGTAAATTTTAAAACTACTATAAAAAGTCGTCGAACCTAAAAAACAGATGAATAGCTCACCCTTGGCAGGAGCCACTACGCAGGACATTTCCTAAATCTGGAAAAGTTCAAGAAATCTGTAAATCCAAGGAATAACATACAGAAAAGGTTAGGAAATGCTCttaaaacatattttttttttctaggaAACCAAAAAGCCGAATCCACAAACAGCACAATCTACAAATGCCTACCAGGCACCGTCATTTCTAGATAGGGGAGCCACCTGGGTGTTCAAGATAAGGTTGTACCCGACTCCTATGAATAGCTCACCCCTGGCAGAAGCAACAACGCAGGACAATTCCGACAACTGGTAAAGATAAAAAAACATGTAAATTCACAGGACAACATAAAGCACAAGTTAAGAAGTTCTCtaaagcattcttttatttaaaaaaaaaggaagaCACCCAAAAGAGGTGGCTTTAGACACAGAGGAAAACAAAAAAGAAACAGCCTTATCTTTTGCCGCCTCTGCCGTTAGCCATACACCAAATGTCCAGGATTCAGGGTAATGTAAGCACCTGATATTGTAAGGCCACCAAAATTTACACATTTCAGAATAAATCATTTAAGTCTAACTAATAAAACAATACAACATCATCTAAATAAACAATCAGGCGCTAAAAGTGAAATTGCTTATAACCGTAGACGCCAGAAAACACTTCCGGGTGGCCAGGACATACATAATACATAACTCtgttaaaaaaaacaaaatactGTAAATGCAATGACTCCAATCGAACTGTAAATTTTAAAACTGCTATAAAAAGTCGTCGAACATAAAAAAAAGATGAATAGCTCACCCCTGGCAGGAGCCACCATGCAGGACATTTCCTAAATCTGGAAAAGTTCAAGAAACCTGTAAATACAAGGAATAACATACAACAAAGGTTAGGAAATGCTCttaaaacatattttttttttctaaaaaaccaaaaaaccGAATCCACAGACAACACAATCTACAGACGCCTACCAGGCACCGCTATTTCTGAATAGGGGAGCCACCTAGGTGTTCAAGACAAGGCTGTACCCGACTCCTTAGCCCTATACGGAAAACAACAAACAAttcagtaataataataacaacagaaacaacaatcacaacagaaacaacaacaaaaacaagaaCACCGTCAGTCACAAGGAGTTTTAAGCCTATTATTCggttataaaagtgtttaaacaACAATATAATTAGAAACCACACCTCCAAAGACATAAGTGTACCAAGCTCGTAGATCCTACATACAAACCAATGAACAAATcgttaataataataacaacagaAATAACAACCACAATCGCATCACCAACGCTAACAACGACGATAATTAAAAGCAAAACTATGCTAAATCCTAACCCCTAAACAAAGTACAATAAGAGATCTAACACGGACCCGACATTTACATAGTAATAATCTAACAAGAATCACACTTAAATCAATTTACGACCAACATAAGGTAAGTGATCAAGAACtatcacaacaccaacaacaatcaatatcCAATAAAGAAACAATTATAACACCTTATCCAGAATAATAACTAAACTAAACCAAACTCAATTAATGTTCAGGGAAATACCTTGAAGAGGATGCACGATTTCTGGATTTGAGCGAGATCTTGTAGGGTTTGATTTGATGAGAGAGTGGTAGGGTTTGATGAGAGAGCAGCATCACAATAACTGGTTGAGGATGTGTAAATGAGGATGTGGATGTGAGGTAAGGAGAATTAGACGGAGGAGATTAAAAAAGAAGATCCAACGGCTGAAAAGGGAACTTGTGAGAGCACTATTCATCGCTACAGTGCACAAGTATAAAATTTTTAAGGGGTTTAGGATTTTCCATCTATTACCCTTTTTACcaaaaacctaaaaaaaaaaaaaaattggaacaCCGCCCCTTAATTAATTAAGAAATCAATCAATTAACAAACCGACCAATCAATCGACGACGCAATTACTTGAGCAGTTGAACCAATACGGACTGAAATTTTTCAATCCCACTTTTGAATGCACTTTCTTCCCAGCCTCTTCATTAAAAAAACGTAATGGCAAAGAGATAGTATTTGGTGCAATTAGTTGGGTGTAATAATGTAATTCTGTAAATGCTTTTATGGTGGCCGATTGATGTTTTGACGATGGTAGTCGCTGTTGTTTGCCGGTTCGGAAGGTGGTGGTGGCCGATTGGTGGTGCTGGTGAGGGAAGGTTGGGTAATTAATTGGTTTTGAGAAAATGATATTGAAAAAATAACAAGggtaaaatcataaaaattgtgTGTGagagtaaaattcgtatgtgaaaaagcataACCcaaaattttataataaaactcaaaatttataattaaaactcaaattttttatcttaatactcaaaaactataccatctgatgtactacatcagatgtataatccacttactgtcTTTATAAAAACTCCATTCTTATTTCTTCCATAACTTCAATAGTATAATCCTGCGCAAtgcattttttggatttttctacGATGTACTCCTGTATTTTTCCGGATTTTACAATATACCCTCACTTTTTCAAAATCACGTAAGGTACCCCTAAACTTAGTAAATAGTTCTATAAATACCCTAAATGCTATTAAAATTTTACAATTTTAAATATTATATTTGGGCGGTTTTAGTTGATTACTCATCTAGAATACGCAGAGCAATCAATATAACCCTTAAACATAAATGTACAATTTTTACAACAATATGTAACCATTAAAAAACTCGAATTTGGATACTTCGGATATTTTAGGAACTAATCCGGGAGTTTAGGGGTATATTAGATGTTTCCTAAAAATCGAGGGTATATTATGGTAGAATTTGGGAAAACacaggggtacaccatagaaaatctttttttttaatgtattatTAATAACTTTTAAATTTACACCTCATCAATATTTAACTAGTTTTGTGCCCGTGCAATGCACGACGTAGTTTTGATATTCTTGGTGCGAGTTAGTCATTATTGctcaccaaaacaatatttatatctttacaaactactcttagtagagctataagcaaaggtcggatcccaagggacgggtatcgattttggatttcaattgcaagtagttatgtcttagggtgtcacaaatttgggttgagatgagatgtggtctaaactaatcaataagatgaatgtaaattaacgaaaacaaagtaaagcaattaaaggggtttgtaaacaattgattaaaggcactagggtgtcttGGGTTCATAAtggaatcatggaaatagatcatacaaacatgttttcaaatagatgcaagcaacttattgttgtgatggaattgagttagtgtatatcttacaattcctaggaagatttaggtcccggagccaagTCGATCAacactttacaacacctacaagtggacttagtctcttcctattcaactctatgcatggtctaacaaggcttgatttggtttatatcttacaagcctcattgaaaagataagagatgggtaaaaaatgcaaggtttcatagtctagcatttcatcaaacataacacgtgcataggttgaaatcacaacaagaagCAAGTGATtataaaagcatattagattaagcatagatcaattcccatgattgtttcccctaattccccattaaccctagctaagagactactcactcatgatcaagtttaacatgctaataaggatgtcaatcacattaacaaagcaaaacatgatgaataagtgaagtaattaacaataattaaggaaaggtaaagggattataccaacttgagatgatccaaatataaagcaaagaataatataagaaaacttgatgattgatggagagttgtcaatcctccaataaaccctaaataatcttctaattacccaactaaaactaagaataATTGAGAGATTTAagaaaagattaagatgtgattaatattaagaTGTGTATTAtaactttgattaagactaaattaagagatttaGAAGGAGATTAGTACTTGATTCTAAGATTGATTATGATaagatgctaatctaggtagtacaatagggtatttatactaaaattaagtacaaggattagggttactaagggcttaaatgacgattaagaccctacgagaagcttgataatttgcaactcccgagggacatgcgcggctTGAGTAGCAACTCCCAAGGAAATCCGCGCGTCCTAGCCTGAAGCACGCTTGGTCCTGTAAGATGATCCACTCGGGCTGgcatcgggacgcccggatcctagGCTGAgatgctcgtcctgagctcgggacgctcggatcctgggacagggttcttCTCTTATTGTTTGGTACCTAAGAATCCGTGGGGACTGTCTTAGGGATGCATGGATCTTTTATCATTGCCCAATTCAgttgatttatttgcttaggcttctagtgttggtctcctcttcgatgcttggtcttTAAaagcgatccatttagctccattttgctccataaatgcaaggctatcaatcctctcctaccaaggacacaaaacctcaaagaatatgcagaatggggaactaaagataataaatgaccctaatatatgctagaaagcatgggaacaaggttaattcggggacaaaatgtgcttaaatatgagtcacatcaaacatcccaaaccgaacctttgctcgtcccgagtaaagaggtgtctaaaactatgacctttatttaaactatcctactaatatagccgatatgagacaattagcgggtctcactccgcctcttcaactcacaacaagacattcatgaggtaagatgcctccttgcaaggcaaggtggggcttgccaaaatggcgatacatccaagcattaagcacacaaaacaagtaatggatgcatctacaaaaaggaatagccactttcctcatctaagtggcggaaattatctaaaagcaaagcaatctaagggtacacactacATTATAGATATagtttcttcaagttactaagcctaggaggataccaacaaatcacctccaagttgtgtcaagctagggtacctttgtcctcaattgctaaatgcttttgtcaagagtagactccctatgatgttagaaacactgtaggatcgcggaattccccttattgcctagacaagaagaagggtcgtcccctctccaccatgcacaaaagtgggatcaatggaaaaagggatcaatatgattttgagtttcataatgggagtttgcttttgattttggtattccccccaatttcttgtggcatttgacatttttgagaacattttcttgccatttctttgatgtttggcattttgatacttggcaattttttatttttgcaatttttgaacattttcaaagtcaccctaatttgtaacgagggtgcttttatttgaGTATAGGAGTTctcatttttgtactcctcttttctttgatgtaatttgtgcaaacttcttgatttttattttgatgcttgaactcaaattgagaatttttgtgcccattccctttttgtgtgaaagatatgatagaagtggaagacggttgcatggtttcaagggtcaccttggaataaacggtagccaaggagttatcacatcacaaggtactcttgactaggccttagtccatgggtcaaaggatactagcatgacacatcctagggtgttttggaggtattctaatgagaaaagtctcaagaagaaaaaatatctacaagggccttatatacacttatcaagcttcccaaatagatgttttcacaaaaaatttcctagaatgcaactatatgcaatgatgcaactaacatatatacaacctaatgcaaatgcttctatcaactagtatgccatataaactaaatgcaactcctaacaacacattggtttgtccgcatcaaccaaaataaagccacattgtcattaacatataaaaggaggaaggagatttggaaagatcataccatgcggtcttctatttctttcatgcctcgaatgtcgcgtagtcggtccaatgtgataagagtgacaaacaaagacaaatatatacaatatgtacaattctacactacaaaggaatgaacatgtttttggatttttgaaaatttttcaatttttatcattttttttgatCTTGAAAGGTTAGAATTCCCcgtccccacactagtatgggcattgtcctcaatggccaatacgataggaaattatgcaatgcaatctatatgaaaatgcatgatttctaaactagatGAAAGCTATATGTGAGATATGTACAAGTGAtaaatatatacaagtgatgcaaactaatctatactacatgatgcatgataCGTgtctaatatatagtctttttagcctatttcagcacgtatttctatgcaattttatactgtttttatggtattttgccccgaattggctactttggttcggtttgtccattttgtagaaatgaacgcgaaagtagtggaatcgtactctttttcgtccttcttgcatgcatttagaggagacgagatctgtccagagtgagatactgcattgggaagcgtcatggcacggattacgaggcatttaggcgcggacttgagctgaaaagaagatgaagtactcgatcgagtagttttaccactcgatcgagtggtttttacgtcccagattggtcgatcgagtggttttccactcgatccttagcttgcagaaaggccagttactcgatcgagtaactttctactcgatcgagtagatttgcctgaggttttgctcgatcgagtggttttattccactcgatcgagtggtttcgctatttatgggctttaaacagcccgtgttatgtttaatTCCGCAAAAACTcatttactttgctatttaagcacgctttactaggtcattaggatctatcttTTCATATTATCAGAACTTTACTACGTTGCTTAACATTATTCACTgtaacttcattttgggattgcTTTCGCTCGGatattgtgttctttacgccggattcgcatcgattgtaattctttctcttcctttaataataattaatcctttgttgctttaatttcttatttACTCCATTTAATTCTTCTGctctaatttctcttttatgcaatttattgtttatttcataatgtttactgctggaaacttatctgctgttagtttaattagtgatatgagtagctaaacccctttcatgttgggattaggggatctgcggtaggaaagggacgatgtagtaaatgaattagacgaattgattacaaggctctgtcaccatagcaatttaattgtatttattcgacttagttgagtgcacacttctaagttaacctttaatttggctaaaattaatcctagatcgaaagattggactaaataggcctgctatgaacagtagactaccctgacgagaatgaaagttaagttagcggtattttaggatagaaagtggatcgagaggacctttcaacatccgtgttacattaattcgtctgagtcatttacatctgagtcactggactaccgtagtgaaccgaagtccTGGCATGTccctctttatctgatagtttaaactcatttcctgcctttactgctcttgccctttatttctcttttctttaaaactcgtagtttagataacaaatcaaacaaacccccccatttgtgaccaaatagacggacttctacaaatatcttgcctccctgtggagatcgacctgacttccctagctatatagtatgttgagttagtttatttttgacaggtatacgacagacgtgtcaaattttggcgccgttgccggggaggcaattgccctatttgttttcCGTTCCGTTTATttttccgtctcagggaatttttattccttgaggcagttcttattcatttccttttagtgtagtttatgcccaggtcagacaggtgtgaattagtttcagctgattcagaaccGGAGAGATTatttaggcatagactccgtctgataaggaaatcacgaaaggaagacttgagtactttcgagccagagcttgatcattttcttttcacggaagacagtccgatttctacagtaaagatgcctaaactttctagtcattcagtgcctaaagcatcctctattccgaagggtttcaatcttcagactgaggatgggaacacATTTGATATCCGCCCTTCTTATATTAATCTGGTGGAGCGAAatatctatagaggtgtggcaggtgaagatcctaggaagcatatggagacctttaccgattactgttctactatccccgccactaagggggtaactcaagacaagattaaggaagttctatttcctttctctttagtgATTCGGGGAGTGGCCGATCGACTTGGACCGCCTTGCAGTGTGCGGGGTtctgattgggagtctcttgctcttgcattctacaagagatatttccctccacaacgcaccaatTTCTTTGAggccaagattactagtttcagacaggctcccgatcaaagtttctatgaagcatggtcgcgattcaagaagttggtgaggtctattcctcaccatggttttgacccatggttcctagccaatcagttctacaatgggttgtatgatgaccatagagccatacttgatgccgcatctagtgggagattccaggagaacaccgatgatgataaggggtggtctcttattgaagaaatggctaaTAACAGTGCTGAATATGGTAACCCGAGGGATGAGATTaggacagttcatgcagtcgataagcaggttttagctcagctggagaccatgaatgctaggttcgacaagttggaattacaagctgctggggagcctcagacggtccatattCTTACTAGGGGAGAGACCGtttcttgtgagagatgtggaggtAATGATGGCCActctgctgttggctgtcttgtagagaaggaacaagtccttgcctttcggcatatataggcaaggaggggttcctattacaataatcaggGCGATCCATCCCAACGAGGTGGACTAGtcgaatgtgctcaatcctactcctcctccgcaccagcagcagccgtatgtccctccacacaagaatcaacaaggctatcagaagcccccttcttttactcctcctaaccatggtgcatcatcttccggtggggtgagtgaaattggtgagcttaagtctatgttgcaagccttcacgaagcagtggcaattgagtgatcaacagaaagatgcgtccataaaggcacttgaaactcaagttgcccaattagccactaatcagtccacaagaaagcagggtcaattaccgactcaaaatgagaaaaatccacatgagacggtaaatttcatcaatctgagaagcggtcgttcatatgagggaccggaaatgcAGAAATCAGACCTAAGGAGAGCAGAATCGATGGTGAACGATTTCAGCGAAGAAAATGAGCTCacggcaaagcaagtgctcgatcggactggtttggtggtcgatcgagcaaatctaGGGAAAAC
Protein-coding sequences here:
- the LOC141618442 gene encoding uncharacterized protein LOC141618442, whose protein sequence is MEVDNDEIDDDDDSFDDDDGGDEAGFLNFSRFRKCPAWWLLPGSYVLCMSWPPGSVFWRLRCLHYPESWTFGVWLTAEAAKDKALSELSCVVASARGELFIGVGYNLILNTQVAPLSRNDGAWCLHYPETWTFGEWLTAEAAKDKVVTLTRKLNMWCTPDNMQTIRLRPTDNLAGVIADEKKSCTPLTEFFRTSATEGCPKLLYGEFAEHYRWDTGSRTWEKRRNKVIAIGILVFVAPAEGERFFLRLLLLHIRGPTSFEYLKTVDGYVCATFQEAALRHRLLEEEDAAELCMGEACAMQMPIALRRLFSTLLIFAQPKDPSLLWSTHYESLSDDFRFQFPDDPLKVSQLTARAVERYLEAMGKTMAEFELDHLDTFTDDDVRRTRDIVDALDAAIPEDCRLCKSLLNPTQKEAFTTIMEHIQTSKPGAFFIDGPGGTGKTFLYKALYAEVRMMGEIILPTASSGIAAANIPGGQTTHSQFKIPLECVISLACDVPKQSSLAALIRASSLIIWDEASMSKRQNIESLDHLLRDLCDPNQLFGGKVVVFGGDFRQTLPILPRKSQREVVEASLFSSHLWPKLIKFSLTENLRAKDDPEFAKFLLVLGNGELQTKEFESIELPDGLVRVLDRSNPNPIADLAALAFPELELGTFDSNLFTDRVILTPLNDDVDAINDALIDQFPGQSVTYTSHDSMLDDTCADYPAEFINKLNPGGMSPHKLILKENCPVILIRNLQPSFGLCNGTRLICKRFLPNTIECVIMTGQNRGDIVLIPRIKLRPAP